The sequence TTATTCTGTCCTCTGGTGTTAGTTAATACTTGCCCAATCAGGAAATTTCCCTCTTTCCTATGTCTGCTGAGTTGATGACAGCAGGTAAAAATTCAGTCAAAACATGTCAAGAAGAACTAAAGCACCTACTGATGAAAACTGAAAGTCCCAGAGAGCTGGAAACTAGAGattctgaaatatgttttaaaatatcgttgaaaatgaaaattcagtcAAAGCATGTCAACAAAAAGGAAAGCACCTACTGATGACAGCTTGGAATCCAGAAGATGGAAACCAgagaatataatatatatttataaatactgtataaatgatatgtatgaatatatattaaaaagtgtatacatataatgtatttaaaaatagtttCAGATGTCATCTAATACAATACATGAGATTTTGTTTATCTTGATGTTTGTCAAATTTATCTTGCTTGCAGTGTTCTATTTCCTTTGTGCTGTTATATGTAGTCAGGCATCTTCTGAAAATGGTATGtctatacaaaatacaaaattgtattttcttttttccccagagtgCTCTTAGAACGGTGTTGAAGGAAGGTGCTGTTCCAACTATATTTGACTTCACTAGCCACCTGAACAATCCGCAGAGCCGCAACAGGAAGCGAATACGAGAGCCTGTGAGTCCTTCTCTGGTTTAAAAAGACAGtcactgaatgaaatgcataGCAGGGATACAAACTTGCAGCCACTTTCTTAATGTTGTTTTCCCAATGCTGATTAGTGAGATGACTTTCAATTCCTAAACTCAAGTATTCAGTTGAAGCAAAACTAGAAAATCAGGAGCCATGATGTTACTTGGTCAGAGGCCTGAACATTGCCAAATTGTACAGATACAGGTCCTCACATGTCAAAATGTCAGTTCACAtttcaaagttgtttttatGCTTGTCAAAGCAAATTGACTGAtcaaaatgcatacattgtTCTGGATCACATTGCGTTACAAAACATATTGGGGGGGAAAAGTCATCCACAAGGGATTCATAACCTTAAGTAAATTCAGGATCCGTTAAGTGAACATTTGTTTGTCCTTGTCGTTTTAGTAAAAAATGTGCTTCTgagacattttaatgattttttacaaaaagggagattcttttgttttaattcatttcactaATTGCTCTTGTACCTCATAGACTGATGAGGAGCTTGCTGCCTTGAAGAAAGCAAAAGGTTAGTCCCATAATTTCATCTTcactttttaatgtgtttaaatgctGAATTTAAATTGATGATATGATTGTTATCGGTTGTCTTTTTTACATAAGCATACAGAAACAGAATATGTTTTGCATATGTTGCATGTTACTTGGTGGGTATTGCCCTTTGCCCTTTGGTCCTCTACATGCAAAAGAAATATGGAGGAGCACTACAAAAGCCGTGTAGGGAGaatatttcagatttaattttgaCTTTAGTTGgctttaaacaaaaatgtttgacattttacttttaatgtcataaattttgatttttaatctTAAACATCTGCTTTTACTCATAACTATTGTGGGTACAGATTGACTATTTTCTAGTTTGTCAGTAGCTTTCCATGAAGATTcagaacatttaattaaaaaatgatctCATCATTATTTTGCAGTTAGTCCATTGTAACAGTTAGTCTTTGTCACAATATCAATGAGCTTTtctaatacaatatttttttatatataaaatgcttAAAATCATCAGTTGACAAGTCATATTCTGCTACCGGTAAAAATTTTGATGTTTTACTGACAAACAGTAATTAATACtgctgaataaaaaataagtgtGAGTAAATAGGCATGGCCATTGCTTTGTGAGAAGTCGTGTAATTTCATGTAAttagtaaaaatgtaatgactaATTGATGTGTTTCAGGTATGGCACAGGGAGGAAGTTTAATGATTGCTCAACATGTGCACGTGGTTTCAGGaggctgtatttttaaaacctgGTTTCAAAAAATGCAGGGCCCCTTTTGTATGACAaggcatgtgcatgcatatgatATATTTTAGTTTTGCAATTAGTTGCTGTGTAGACTGTTGTATGTGCTCTGGTTTGGAACTGCTGCAGGTGGAAGCTAGATTTTGGTGCTCCTTGTATTTTCTCATGGGTTTGGTGTCTTAAGACATCAAAGTACATTGCTGATATTTACTGACCCTACTCTGTGCAAAATTTACTGCTTGTGACACATCTTATGTTGTATTATATCGATAAGCAGACCAAATGCAAAGGCTGTGGATTGGTGAGATACCAAAAATTGTTTCACTACCTAGTCAAACTGAAATTGGGACCCATTAAACACGTGATCTTTTCTGTGTCAATCTAAATGAAATGACCAATCTAACAAATTTCATAAACTTTCTGAAAACAGTTTCAACTGTACAGTTTCCTGTAGTACTTGTGCACTTACCTGCACCCACTATGTAACCCCATTGTCCTCTTTGAACAGTTATGTGCTGGAGTGACTCAGGTAGCACTTGTTTTGATTTAACATTGCTTAAGAAATCCCTACATGGCGTACAAAACATGCGGCATATCTGGACTCTACAGAGTGTGTGCTTGTCACAAAGCTTTTGTTGTCATGAAAAATTTTCAGAATGGAACCTTAGTGTCTGCATGCTGTCTTTAACGAGATCTCTGTAGTTGTATTTATGCTTAGCAACCAGAAAGTATCCACgtaatttgctgtttttattcagcAGACCCATATGAAGTGTTAAATTACTCCATGACTAAGGCAGGCACCACTGATGATATATGAATGTGGTTCACATAATGATGGTCACTCCATATGAGTGTGatatgctgcagtgtttttgtcttgttttactTTAGATGAGTGTCCTGCACCTGAAGTGAAGGAGGAGCCAGGAGAGAACAGCACTATATGTGAATTGGAACCAGAACACCAAGAGAAAGAGGATCCCTCCACATCCAAAGCGAAGGAAACCctgaaactgtattttaagGAAACTCTGGCTTTCACTGGATTCAGCATCAGGAACGATGCTAAGTCAAATGCACTTGAGCCCATGGGAGGCCACGGAGAGCTGCCCCATCTCAACCCCATTTGTGCAGAAAAAATTGACCAGAAAGAAGTTCTGCAGTTCAGTGAAGACCTCATGCGGGAAGAGATACGTAACAGTTTGAGGTCTGCCCGTTTTTTCTCCATCCTGTTACAGGATGTAGCCAGCATTGAAGGAAAAGACCAGATACCGGTGTTCATCAGGTCCGTCACAGTGGCAGGGTTCCCACAGAAGCACCTAATGGGATTCCTTCCCTGTGACGTAGACGCAGACACTTTGGCTTACATGCTTCTCTCAGCCATACGCAATAAATGGGGACTGCGAATGGAACACTGTAGAGGGCTTACATACCTCACCACTGGGAGCATCTGCCAGAAGATGAAAGACCTGTCCAGCAGGATCCTGCGGGAGTTCCCACAGGTGGTATTGGCACCCAGTGACCCATACGCGTTTAACATGTGGCTGATCCGTTGTATGCCAATCATCTCCATCCAAAAAGTAGTAAACACTGTGGAAGAGGTCGCAAATCTGCTGAGAAAATCTTTGACTCTCTGGGAAAAAGTAGAAGCAAAGATCTCGTCTCTGTATGGCCACATGAAAGGAGAGGTAGATAGGATCAAGGAGGCCTGCCAGAACCACTGGGAGTATGGTGTTGACGCCTTCCAGACAATGTTGGACATTTTAGAGCCACTGCTTAGCTGCATTAATGAGATGAACACAAGCGACGCGGACACTGCAGAGCAGATGGCCAGGTTGCGGCCAGTGCTGATGGATTTCAGTTTCATCATCACTCTTGTTGTTTTAAAGAACACGTTGTGTTGTGTTAGTATCCTCAACCCCAGTCTGAAAGGAACAATTAGCATCAGTAGCACTTTGCAGTACACCATCTCGAATGCCTTAAAGCTACTGAACAAACAGCTACAGGAGATTGCAATATTCCACAGAAAATGGTACTCTGATGCTGTATGTAGGGCAAAGAAGCTGGGAGTTGAAGTCTCTCTGCCAGAGATCTCTGAAGGGAAAAGTAAAGAGGAAATCGCTCAAAGCTCTCCAGAAGATTTTTATCGAGAGACATTAAGTGCTCAGATTCTGCAGTATCTGATTGAAGAAGTGAAGAAGGTGTTCAGCACCGAGATGGTGCGGATCCTTAGATGGCTGTCTCTGGTGCCTTCTTACATGGCTGACCACAATTTCAGCATACGTAGGGACAAAGTGGCAGATGCTAACTTGAACAACCTCGCCAGACCTGACTCCTTTTACGATGAGCTTGGTTGCTGGGAGGTCAAGTGGAAACATGCAAGCAAACGCAGGATCCTCCCCACAACAGTTTTTGGGACCTTGAAAATTCCAGATATTGGATTTTACCCCAATGTTCAGAGCCTGCTGAAAGTCCTAGGGACCATTCCCTGTGTAAATGCTGAGGCAGATGTGTATGGACAATATGATATGGTATTGGATCGATACCATTCCTACCTGAGGGCTACACCAGAGGACCAGAGAGTTCGCAACATGGCGTTTGTTTACGTCAATCAAGATGTGCACTTCAATTTTGAAGACATGGTTGAATCTTTCGTCCAGAAACATCCTGACATATTGCAGCAATTGCACATGGTAAAATCATTGAAAAATGTTGTTGGACATTCTGTGTTGGACATTCTGTGTTGTCTGAAAAGTGTTTTAACTgtattctttttaattaattatatcTGATAAATACATCAGGGTTCAGATAATGCTTCTAATTCTAAAATGTTGTGGTAATATGCATTCTGTATTGACCTTTATGATTTCATTCTTGTTTGTACACAGGAGGATGATGTGACTGACACTCAAATTGCAGGTAAGTTCATAATTCCTTTTATTCCAAGTTTTGAGTTTCATGACTAAGGAAATGCAGCATACATTGATACTACTTGTGCGGATGTGTTTCCCTCTTTCAGCTTCAGAAGATGGTGAAAGAAATGACTTAAAAGAAGAAGTCGAGGATACACAAGTCATGACTTTTGTGGCTGAGGAAGAGAAAATGGATCATTCAGGATGCGCAGAGACTGATAAAGAGGCACTGAAAGCTGccctgcaggctgctgtgacAATGGCATGCAAAAGCCAAAGCAAGCAGTCTACAGAGGCCAGTGTAGAACATGGAGGAGATGTTGAGTATGTGTCCAGGTCTGAAATGAAGGAAGTTCTCTCTGTGTGCGAGGATGCTGTGAGAGTAGGAATTCTGTCTGAGGTTGGAAactcttttttctccctcttcatTGATCGCATGGTGAAGATGGGGGAGAAGGAGTACCTTCCCCTTTTCCTCAGGTTTGTGGATAGCTTCGATGTCATGAGACTAGAGCTAATGGGATTTCTGGAGGCAGATTTAGATTGCGACACCATGTCTGAGCGCCTGTACAACATCATCACCAAGGAGTGGAACCTGGATTTGAACTACTGTAGAGGTCAGGCCTACCTAGGATCTGGTGATGTGTCCTATAAATTGAAGGCATTTGCATGCAAAGTTCAGGAAAAGTACCCGCTTGCAATCTGCACACACAGTTCTTGCTACTCCTTTAATACATGGTGGTCCAGATCCATACCTGTACCAGCAATTACAAGAGCCCTGGACACTGTGGATGAGGTTGTGCTCTTCTTTAGCAGTGAGCCTGCACTGGAAAAACAGTTGGATCAGGTGATAGCTCAGGGTCTGAGGGAGAGCTATGAAAAAATTCAAGAGTTGCAGGGGAGGTTTTGTTCCCTTTGGCTTGAAAAACATGACTCCTATGAAGTTTTTGTGCAGATGTTGGAGCCCTTAGTTGCATGTTTGGAGAAAATTAAGAACAACAAGCCACAAAGGTGGAAGGCCAGTACCTCTGAAAGAGCAGACAGATTATTAGGCTTGATAAGGGACTTTGATTTCATTGTGCCTATGGTTGCCCTGAAGAATGCCTCTTCCTTCACAAAAGAGCTGAGCTCTGGGCTCCAAAAGGATCACTTTAGTGCAGCATCTCAGCTGTGTCAAATAAGTGGCATTGTTGCCACCCTCAATAGAGTGAAAACCAACATTAAGGTGTTCCATCAGAATTGGTTTGATGAAGCATGTGCTGTGGCACAAAGTCTCAGCGTGCAAATAAAAGTGCCTGAAAATGCTCCCATGCCCAGGGATGGTATGTTGAAACCAGCTACATATTACAAAGATGCACTGAGTGTCCCACTTGTGGATAATCTCATCACTGCTGTGAAGGATCATTTCTCTGATGATCACAAGGAAGCCTTGAACTTCCTCTCTCTGGTCCCTTGCTCTGTAACTGTGAGTTACATGTTTGAAATTCTCAAGTCCAAACCTCCTCTCTATAGCAGTGATCTTCCAGACCCTGAAAACTTCTTCACAgaactgtgctgctggagggtGAAGTGGAAGACTAAAGTAGTGACCGTAACTATCCCGGACACCATCTTTCAGACACTTCGCCTTCCCGTCATGCAGTACTTTGGAAACATCAACACCTTGCTGAGGATCATGTGTGTGTTACCCAGCACAGCGCTGGAGCACTGTGGAGAAACTATGCGTCACAAGATGTTTCAAGATTACCTGAGGGAAACCCCCAGTAAGGAAAGATCTCCATGCTTAGCTATGCTGCAAGTGGCAACCAGCTTCAGCAGAGATTTAGACAGGATGGTTGCACAGTGCTTGAAGATTACCCCAAAGGCCCTGGAGGGACTCTGCCTGGTAAGTTTGACTTTTATGTTTAAGAGGGCATTGGACTATTTTATCTTGGTATTGCTGAGCACCTTTTCTACCTGAGATTGAAGACATTTTGgtaaaattttaatgatgaattgaaaatattttccaggaTAAAGAATCCAAAAGTCTGGTGAAGCATGCAGAAACTAATATGGAGGGTAAGTTCAAACATTCCAACAAGTCTATGCCTTTATGTTTCTACATTCTTAATTGCTTATATTTTTGTGATGCTGAAATGTAGAAATCAAAGGTTATCATAATGATCATAATCTAAGGTAGGCATTTGCTATGGTGGTAATTACTTTCACTAAATAGCTGTTGATGCTTCAACAGCATACATTTTTCCCTCGAAGGCAACACTAAATGTAGAAGGTGCTGACAGTGAGTAGCTTAAGTAGTACCTTAGGTCAGTATTTATACATCTGTTGCTGTATCAGATTTGTATACCACACATGTCTGATTTccttgtattgtttttatacattaatacaaGCCTAAACTACTCATCATTTTAGTTCTTCGGTTAGATTTTCCTTTGCGTCATTTGGGGTTTGAGGAAAGTAATTGCAtttacaaacatgaaaaatatttgttgctTGATCAAATATGCTCTAAATGTACTAAGTTCATGCAGATTGTTAATTAcacttgtattttttgtgttgcagtGGAATACCCCAAAGAGGGCATGCAAGATTCTGAAACACAACAATCCTCTGACAAAAAGGAAGACCAGCCATCAAACATCGTAGATGCAAACGGGCATTCAGGAGATAACCGGCATAGTTTGGATATTGTATTCAGACTGGCCACAAAACTGGCAAGAAAgaactgttcattttcagaacTTTCTAAGGAAGACCAAGAGCTGCTCCTGCAGGATCTGACCATGTGCCATTGGGCAGGAGGAGATGGCCAGTGTTTGTCTAGTACTGAAGCAAGGGAAATCCTTGATGGTCTTGTGAAATCCATCAGGCAAGCAATACTCTCTGAAGCTCAGGAatcccctttcttttctctcatcACAGATAAAGTTGCTACAATTGCTGATAAAAAGTACATACCCACCTTCATAAGATATGTAACCAATTGTGTACCTAAGGTAGAACTACTGGGTTTCCTGCCCTTTGATGAAGGAAGTGATAGTGATACACAGTCAAAGAGCTTTGAGACAGTTCTTACGGAAGACTGGGGACTTCAAATGAACCTTTGTCGTGGGCAAGCCTACATGCGCTCGGGTGCTGAGAGTCTGGGCCTGAAGAAGTTGTCCTCGAACCTATTAGAAAGAAACCCACTGGCAATGAACACTCCCAGTGAGTCATGTGGACTTGCCCACTGGCTAGTAGGAAGTCTGCCATGCCCACCTGTCACCAAAGTGCTGGAAATAGTGGAGGATCTACTGATGTTTTTTGACCAATCACCAAGACTAGAGGGAGAGCTCGCACAGGCTGTAGATGGTTTGTTGAACACACCTAGAGAAGCCTTGGCTGAAATTCCAGAAACCTGCTGTTCAAGgtggaagaagagagaagacttttttgacattttcgtTGAAACACTGGAAGGGGTGCTGAGCTGCTTGGATTCAGTGAGCAGCAATGTTGGTGGCATTTGGAGTAACACCATGTCAGTACATGCAGGCATACTGGCACAGATGGTTAGAGAGGCAGATTTTGTGATCACACTTGTGATTCTGAAGAACGCCTGCGCTCCACTCCgaaactgcagcacagtgttCCGGTGTGGTAAtcctgctgacatcatctgtgAAGTGGATAAAGTGGCGTCAATTATAGAGTCTTTGAATAATGCTCTAGAAAACATAAAAGTGGTCCACTCTCCTTGGTTTGAAGAGGCTGCTCAGCTAGCCACCAAGGTGGCCTCAGGACAGGTCTGTTACCCAGAGGAATCCAGCAAGTATGAGTCACTTGAAGTGTACTACAGGGAAACCTTGAGCATTCCTGTTTTGGCCTCGCTGATGGAGGAACTAAAGTACAACTTTTCAGAAAGTCATCTGAATGCACTGAAGATCTTATCTCTGCTTCCAACATGCAACCCACAGGCTGTTGTCACAGAGTTTTCAGAGAAGCTACCAAATATCAAATATCTTCAGATGGACCTTCCTGAGCCAGACACAGTTGGACAGGATATCAGTAACTGGGCAAATTTTTGGAAAGAGAAATGTGTGGAGGTTTCTCCCCCTGCCTCTATATCTGAGACACTGCTGCACCCTGAATCAAAAGACCACATCAATGTAGGCACTCTACTGAAGATAGTGGCTGTATTGCCGAGTGTAAGCATGGAGTGCGATCTCATGAAAACAACTCTGAATGCCATGAGGGCTTTCCTGAAAAACAGTGTCTGTAAGAATAACAAAATGGACATGATGATGCTCCACATGCATCCCACAACTGTTCGAGCTTTGGAAGAAGTAATCAACAAGTGCATTGATCTGGACCCAGAGAAACGTTCATATCTTCTTCAGGTAAATAATTGCAGCAAATTAATCCCTTGCTAATGAATCCCTTGCCAATGTACAGACATTATCACTGTTGCTCTGTAGTCTTAGAATAAGCACCAATCTTTCAGGTGACAATGCAAAGGCTTTAGTAGAAATTAGGGTTTAGTTTAAATTAGGTTAAAATGGCCATGGTTGTATATATTATTGCTCTCATGTACATCatatatttccttttcattccaGGTACTAAATCTAGTTCAAAGCCTGCACCTGGAAAGTGGTAAGTAATGTATCAGTCAATATACATAAATGTAcactatatgaacaaaagtatttggccacacctgtttttcagggtttgggctaggccccttatctccagtgaagggcaatcttaatgcttcagcgCACGAAGACATTTTGGataatgctatgcttccaactttgtggcaacagtttggggaaggcccttttctattccaaaatgactgtgccccagtgcacaaagcaaggagcaaggtttgatgagttgggtgtggaagaacttgactggcctgcacagagccctgacctcaacctcattgagcacctttgggatggaCTGAtacggagattgcgagccaagccttctcgtccaacatcagtgcctgacctaataaatgctctacagaatgaatgggcacaaattcgcacagaaacactccaaaatcttgtggaaagccttccaagaagagtggaagctgttatagctgcaaaagggagaccaactccatattaaaatatatgtatttgaatgcaatgtcattacaatgtaatggtcaggcatgtgaatacttttgtccatatagtgtataatcATATCATACACAATTGACATTTGACAATCATGTATTAAAAATCCTGCAAAACAGGGGCCTGGTTGCTTGGATTAATTTTTCCCAAAGAAAATTCTAGCTTTACTATTTGTTCTGTGAAAAAGTTAGAGCAGATTGTTATGGTACAATATTCCATGTAAAGATTAATTAAATTGTATGATGACAGTACCTGATTCATTAACATATATCTGTCCCTTTTTTAGAACTGGGATTTGTAGAGGAGAACAATTCCTCTGAAGAGCCCAGAGGCTTGCAGTTGGCCTTGACTAATATGGTTGAACAGCACACTGCAGACAAACAAGCTGGGGACAACGGTCAGAGAACAGTCATGTCTTTCTACAGTCCATCTGTAAGAGAAGAAATCCTGAAGGAACTGTGGGATTCCCAGTTTTTCACCATCATTA comes from Megalops cyprinoides isolate fMegCyp1 chromosome 3, fMegCyp1.pri, whole genome shotgun sequence and encodes:
- the si:dkey-250d21.1 gene encoding uncharacterized protein si:dkey-250d21.1, yielding MQSKMPDCCAAANCNQCTDQSNVAFFRFPLDPERCKQWLDNCRRPDLETKTPEQLHRLYKLCAKHFEPSLICRHSALRTVLKEGAVPTIFDFTSHLNNPQSRNRKRIREPTDEELAALKKAKDECPAPEVKEEPGENSTICELEPEHQEKEDPSTSKAKETLKLYFKETLAFTGFSIRNDAKSNALEPMGGHGELPHLNPICAEKIDQKEVLQFSEDLMREEIRNSLRSARFFSILLQDVASIEGKDQIPVFIRSVTVAGFPQKHLMGFLPCDVDADTLAYMLLSAIRNKWGLRMEHCRGLTYLTTGSICQKMKDLSSRILREFPQVVLAPSDPYAFNMWLIRCMPIISIQKVVNTVEEVANLLRKSLTLWEKVEAKISSLYGHMKGEVDRIKEACQNHWEYGVDAFQTMLDILEPLLSCINEMNTSDADTAEQMARLRPVLMDFSFIITLVVLKNTLCCVSILNPSLKGTISISSTLQYTISNALKLLNKQLQEIAIFHRKWYSDAVCRAKKLGVEVSLPEISEGKSKEEIAQSSPEDFYRETLSAQILQYLIEEVKKVFSTEMVRILRWLSLVPSYMADHNFSIRRDKVADANLNNLARPDSFYDELGCWEVKWKHASKRRILPTTVFGTLKIPDIGFYPNVQSLLKVLGTIPCVNAEADVYGQYDMVLDRYHSYLRATPEDQRVRNMAFVYVNQDVHFNFEDMVESFVQKHPDILQQLHMEDDVTDTQIAASEDGERNDLKEEVEDTQVMTFVAEEEKMDHSGCAETDKEALKAALQAAVTMACKSQSKQSTEASVEHGGDVEYVSRSEMKEVLSVCEDAVRVGILSEVGNSFFSLFIDRMVKMGEKEYLPLFLRFVDSFDVMRLELMGFLEADLDCDTMSERLYNIITKEWNLDLNYCRGQAYLGSGDVSYKLKAFACKVQEKYPLAICTHSSCYSFNTWWSRSIPVPAITRALDTVDEVVLFFSSEPALEKQLDQVIAQGLRESYEKIQELQGRFCSLWLEKHDSYEVFVQMLEPLVACLEKIKNNKPQRWKASTSERADRLLGLIRDFDFIVPMVALKNASSFTKELSSGLQKDHFSAASQLCQISGIVATLNRVKTNIKVFHQNWFDEACAVAQSLSVQIKVPENAPMPRDGMLKPATYYKDALSVPLVDNLITAVKDHFSDDHKEALNFLSLVPCSVTVSYMFEILKSKPPLYSSDLPDPENFFTELCCWRVKWKTKVVTVTIPDTIFQTLRLPVMQYFGNINTLLRIMCVLPSTALEHCGETMRHKMFQDYLRETPSKERSPCLAMLQVATSFSRDLDRMVAQCLKITPKALEGLCLDKESKSLVKHAETNMEVEYPKEGMQDSETQQSSDKKEDQPSNIVDANGHSGDNRHSLDIVFRLATKLARKNCSFSELSKEDQELLLQDLTMCHWAGGDGQCLSSTEAREILDGLVKSIRQAILSEAQESPFFSLITDKVATIADKKYIPTFIRYVTNCVPKVELLGFLPFDEGSDSDTQSKSFETVLTEDWGLQMNLCRGQAYMRSGAESLGLKKLSSNLLERNPLAMNTPSESCGLAHWLVGSLPCPPVTKVLEIVEDLLMFFDQSPRLEGELAQAVDGLLNTPREALAEIPETCCSRWKKREDFFDIFVETLEGVLSCLDSVSSNVGGIWSNTMSVHAGILAQMVREADFVITLVILKNACAPLRNCSTVFRCGNPADIICEVDKVASIIESLNNALENIKVVHSPWFEEAAQLATKVASGQVCYPEESSKYESLEVYYRETLSIPVLASLMEELKYNFSESHLNALKILSLLPTCNPQAVVTEFSEKLPNIKYLQMDLPEPDTVGQDISNWANFWKEKCVEVSPPASISETLLHPESKDHINVGTLLKIVAVLPSVSMECDLMKTTLNAMRAFLKNSVCKNNKMDMMMLHMHPTTVRALEEVINKCIDLDPEKRSYLLQVLNLVQSLHLESELGFVEENNSSEEPRGLQLALTNMVEQHTADKQAGDNGQRTVMSFYSPSVREEILKELWDSQFFTIITEQVTDIEGECYIPVCVRYLDKQDTQCEETVAFVPYNEDPVTFADAMETVLSEKWGLNMEFCRGQTVLSTGSVGSQMRSVSAVVSQKYPLAARTVSSSVSLNVWLARSCSVLSIAHSVAAIEKILQWFSDDAVLQAKVEDMIAWMFPQDEGKGNELRDKLISEWDKSHDMFEIMVELLEVLMHSLKEMTRNQKVDSETSQAQIFFNVIRDFEFVFAVVVLKNVLGITKNLSQSLQGKALEVLSAVNSLPALMASLDEVKRNIDAHHDTWFREAVALATKLQIRLLHPVVEEPLSNHYKNTVSLKMVEHAITEVTELFSEHALSAMRCLTIVPYVMSKMEGGCMKDDVTCIYKEDLPDIGSLDTELITWNIKWKDPIAGYLPATVLDTLKVSDIRCFCNIETLLRILVVLPFSRKESTFRQGKKSLQAFMQQKERFLSELFSL